In Bacillus carboniphilus, the sequence GTCTCTAGAATGACTTCTGGAATGTCCTCTTCGTTCGCTAGCCCCGCCTTCACAACGGCATTTTTAATTTCTAGCTTAATTTGTTCTTGTACTTGATCGACAATACTCATGCCTTTTCCTCCTGAAACGAAAATGTCATTTTATATGTACCGATGAATGACTCCTGCATCGAAAGAGCATACTCCAGTTTCAAAGTATGCTGATTATTATCCTTTGTCTGATGGTTAATTTCAGATGTGTGGGCTGCGATTGGTATCGTTCCATACACATGTTCATAGTGTCCTCGCGTTGTTTCATCTAGGCGATGCTCTAAACGCATAGAAACGGCCCCACTTCTTAATAAAAGCGCATACCCATCTTTCCATTTTAAAATCGTTTTTACGGTCCCTTCTTCATGGGCCTCTTCGTATTTTAAAAACTCACTACCTGCTTTTTTAAAATATTGACCCCATACCGTCAATTCATACCGTTCAACTTCTTGGTCTCGTTTAATTTCATTTTGAAGTGTTATTTTGACTTCTTGATCGTTGGCAGTCAAAGAAAAACCTCCTGCGTCCACCTATTATAACTATATAAGTATAAAGATTTTTATTGTGAATCGCAAACTAGACCAACGGAATGCGTTTTCGAAGCAAAAAATTCTTTATTTTCAATCGTTGACCGACTATTATCTAACCTTAGGAACCATTTATCAGAACTCAGACTCCATTTATCCGAACTCTCACACCTTTTATCCGAACTCAGACACCCTTTATCCGAACTCACGCACCCTTTATCCGAACTCAGACACCCTTTATCCGAACTCTCACACCCTTTATCCGAACTCAAACACAAACAAAAAGAAGCACCCGATTCACAAAGCTATCTACCGGGTGCTTCATTCTCTCTCTTTATTTTACCCAGCCCAACAAAATTTCCCTCAAAAACTTACTGGCTGCTAT encodes:
- a CDS encoding DUF1934 domain-containing protein, with the protein product MTANDQEVKITLQNEIKRDQEVERYELTVWGQYFKKAGSEFLKYEEAHEEGTVKTILKWKDGYALLLRSGAVSMRLEHRLDETTRGHYEHVYGTIPIAAHTSEINHQTKDNNQHTLKLEYALSMQESFIGTYKMTFSFQEEKA